Proteins from one Nicotiana tabacum cultivar K326 chromosome 23, ASM71507v2, whole genome shotgun sequence genomic window:
- the LOC107782083 gene encoding tryptophan synthase beta chain 1-like: protein MACNIEVIVRQAKIAEPRLSYSRKWKGKFAIFSVATGPSRVTELPGKLVYHEKKRAIFSNEKFGIFGGKFVPETLISSLTKLDYEFNSALHDPQFQMVLGVALRDYVGRETPLYLAERLTDNYKSRNGGKGPDLYLKREDLNHVGAHKINNAIAQTMLAKRMDCKNIIAATGAGQHGVATAAACAKLSLECTVFMGSLDMERQPSNVILMKHLGAKVKSVKGSFKDAVSEGIRHWVNNLETSYFLGGAAIGPHPCPTMVREFQSVIGKETRKQAMEKWGGKPDVLVACVGSGSNALGLFHEFIEDKDVRLIGVEAGGVGLDTGKHSATMARGQVGVYHGAMSYLLQDDEGQIIEPHSIGVGLEYPGVSPELSFLKDTGRAEFYTVTDEQALEAYKRLCRLEGIFPALEASHALAFLDRLCPTLEDGEKVVVNLSGRGDKDAATVFNHTTKNE from the exons ATGGCATGTAACATCGAAGTTATTGTTCGACAAGCAAAAATTGCTGAACCAAGATTGTCATATAGCAGAAAATGGAAAGGAAAATTTGCTATATTTTCCGTAGCTACTGGCCCGAGCCGAGTTACAGAGTTACCAGGGAAGCTGGTTTACCATGAAAAAAAGAGAGCAATATTTAGCAATGAAAAGTTTGGGATTTTTGGTGGAAAGTTCGTACCTGAGACGCTTATATCTTCTTTAACAAAGCTTGACTACGAATTCAACTCTGCTTTGCATGACCCTCAGTTTCAG ATGGTGCTGGGAGTGGCACTAAGGGACTACGTAGGGCGTGAAACTCCTTTATACTTGGCTGAGAGACTAACAGATAACTACAagagcagaaatgggggaaaagggCCAGACCTATATCTAAAAAGGGAAGATCTGAACCATGTTGGAGCACACAAGATCAACAACGCTATTGCACAAACAATGTTGGCTAAACGCATGGACTGTAAAAATATCATAGCAGCCACCGGTGCTGGCCAACATGGCGTCGCGACGGCGGCTGCCTGTGCTAAACTCTCATTGGAGTGTACTGTATTCATGGGAAGCTTAGATATGGAGAGACAACCTTCTAATGTAATCTTGATGAAGCATCTTGGTGCAAAG GTGAAATCTGTAAAAGGAAGTTTTAAAGATGCAGTATCGGAAGGCATTCGACATTGGGTTAACAACTTGGAGACAAGCTATTTCTTAGGAGGTGCAGCCATAGGACCACACCCATGTCCAACCATGGTTCGTGAATTCCAATCAGTAATTGGAAAAGAAACGAGGAAACAAGCCATGGAAAAATGGGGTGGGAAACCAGATGTGTTAGTGGCTTGTGTAGGTAGTGGCTCTAATGCGTTGGGTCTATTTCATGAATTTATTGAAGATAAAGATGTGAGGCTAATAGGAGTTGAAGCTGGTGGGGTTGGTCTTGATACAGGTAAACACTCAGCAACTATGGCTAGAGGTCAAGTTGGGGTGTATCATGGTGCAATGAGCtatttgttacaagatgatgAAGGACAAATTATTGAACCACACTCAATAGGTGTGGG ATTAGAGTACCCAGGTGTTAGCCCAGAGCTTAGCTTTCTAAAAGACACAGGGCGTGCAGAGTTTTATACTGTCACAGATGAACAAGCCTTAGAAG CATATAAACGGTTGTGCAGGCTAGAAGGGATATTCCCAGCCTTAGAAGCTTCACATGCACTTGCATTTCTCGACAGACTTTGCCCTACTCTGGAGGATGGTGAGAAGGTGGTTGTTAATTTAAGCGGCCGCGGAGATAAGGATGCTGCCACAGTCTTTAATCATACAACAAAAAATGAATGA